TGAAAAGGCTGAGCGCGAGCAGCGTGACGCTGCTCTAAAGGTCGAGATCGCCGAAATCGAAGCGCGTCTGGACGCCGGCGGATTGAAAGCAAATTTGCAGGAGGTGGGTCCGGTCGCTTCGGCGAGCGTGCTGGACTACTTTTCCTCGCCTGCCGGGAAGAAGGTTCTCGTTCGCATCCGCGGATTAAAGATCAAACCGGTGAATGATGCGGTTAAGAGAGCATCCTCTTTGAATGCGGGGGTGTTGGCGGGAAAAACATTCGTCCTTACCGGCACGTTGCCTTCACTGACACGCGAGGAAGCCACGGCAAAAATTGAAGCAGCCGGCGGCAAGGTCAGCGGCAGCGTAAGCAGCAAAACCGATTATGTGCTCGCCGGCGCAGAGGCCGGCTCCAAACTCGACAAGGCCCAAAAGCTTGGCGTGAAGGTCATCGACGAGAAGGAGTTTTTGAGCATGTGCGGTTGACCATCCACGGATCCGGCTATTCCATCGCCGCCAGCACTTCGTCGAGCGAAACGGTGGCGAACGTGGTCGCGTAATCCGACATCGCGTAGGGGAGAACCAACTGACGGCCGCGCAGAAGGCTTCCGCAGGAATAAACGACGTTGGGCACGTAGCCCTCTCGCTCGTGCGCATCCGGCTTGATGAGCGGCTCGCGTGTGCGGGCGATGACCTTTGCCGGGTCGTCGAGGTCGAGCAGAAACGCGCCGATGCAGTATTTGCGCATCGGTCCGACGCCGTGACTGAGGACCAGCCAGCCGGCCTCGGTCTCAATGGGCGATCCGCAGTTGCCGATCTGGATGTATTCCCACGAGAACGCGGGTTTCAGAAGCGGCTGCGTGGTGTGCCAGAAGTGCAGGTGATCGGAAAACATGATGTAAAGGTTTTCGTGATCCTGGCGGCCCAACATGGCGTACTGGCCGTTGATGTGCCGCGGGAAGAGCGCCATGCCCTTGTTCTGCACCGCCGGGCCGTTGAGCGTGTTGAACTTGAAATGCAGGAAGTCGGACGTTTCCAGAAGTTGCGGCAGGATGAACCGGCCGTCGTAGGCGGTGTAGGTGGCATAGTACATCCTTGAACCGTCGGCGTTGTGAAACTGGACGAAACGAGCGTCCTCGATGCCGTTGCTCTGCGACGGCGTGACGGGAAACAGCACGCGTTCGGACAACCGCGATTCAGGCGGGAATTGCACTTCGTAATTGGACTGCGCGAGTGTCAGGATTTTTCTTCCGGTCGCCTCGATTTCCTGATCATGCACCTGAAATTGTTTCATGGAGAGGCTGATGCTGTTGCGCAATTCCTCGAGCGTGAACACGTCGTTGACGTTTTGCAGGACCTGGTGGCTGAAATCGCTTGCGAGACCGAGTTCCTTGAGTTTCCTCTCGAAGAGGCCTTTTTCATACGAGACGTTTGGAACGGACAATGCCTCAAGGTTATAGCGCGTCGGTTCATTGATGGTGATGTTGTTTTTCGCGTCGAGAATGCCGGTGCGGAAGGTGACGGAGGAAATGTGTCCTTCACCCGTGGCGCGCAGGCTCAGGATGAAGCGCAACGAGCCGTCTCCCAGATCGGACTGGTCGGGGTGGGGGACGATGGACGGATTGAAGAGCGCGGCCGCCTCAAAAGAATACTCGTGCGTGAAATACGCGCCGATGAGCAACTCGCGCTCCTCGGAGAGTTTCTGATCGGTCGGCAGCCAGCGGCGGACCTGCTCATACCGGCGCTTGAGGAAGTCGCGGATTTTTACATGGCGTTCGTCGAATTCGGCCAGCACGTCGTCGATCAGCGCGCGGACCTCGGTTTCGGGCAGGACCATGACGCGCGCGCAAATTTTCACGGCGCGTTCATCGGTGACGATGTTGAGCGGCCGCATCAGCACCCGTTTGTGGTCCGAGTGCAGCACGATTTTGGAACGGTGGAGAATCGGCGCCTTCATAAGTAGTTCAGGGAATTGGGCGGTTGAAAACCGCAACGGCATTTTGCGCAAGGCGCAGTTCCGCCAGCGACAGCAAAAACGCCAGCGTGGATTCCGCGCCCTGATTCTGGTTCACACGGTCAACGTGCAGCGCATCGCGACAGCCACCGGTACTGGACGAATAAAGTTCCAGGCCGAGGTCGTTCCAGCCGAGAAACCAGTCGAACGCGCGTTGCGCCTGCTCGTACCACCACGGATCCGCCGTGGTGCGCCAGGCTTCGAGACAGGCTGAAACCATCGAGTGCGCCTCGATGGGCTGCTGGTCGAAGTTCGCGCGCGCACCGCCGCGGGGGTAAAATCCGTTGCTCCCGATTGGGCGAAAATCACCACCCTCCGAGGTTTGCAGCTCCACCAGCCAGCGCAGGGCTTGAAGCCCGCGGTCGAGCACGGGTTGTTGCGCCATGGCCTTTCCGCTCACGATCAGGGCGTGCGCCAGCTTTGCGTTGTCGTAGGAAAGTATTTCTTCGAACCATGGCCAGTGTTTTTGCGCGGTCCGGTCGAACAATTCCATGAGTCGGGTGGTCAGTGTCTCCCGCATCTGGCTGGCCAGCCGGTCGCCGCTCAAGCGCTG
This Candidatus Angelobacter sp. DNA region includes the following protein-coding sequences:
- a CDS encoding glycoside hydrolase family 130 protein, yielding MKAPILHRSKIVLHSDHKRVLMRPLNIVTDERAVKICARVMVLPETEVRALIDDVLAEFDERHVKIRDFLKRRYEQVRRWLPTDQKLSEERELLIGAYFTHEYSFEAAALFNPSIVPHPDQSDLGDGSLRFILSLRATGEGHISSVTFRTGILDAKNNITINEPTRYNLEALSVPNVSYEKGLFERKLKELGLASDFSHQVLQNVNDVFTLEELRNSISLSMKQFQVHDQEIEATGRKILTLAQSNYEVQFPPESRLSERVLFPVTPSQSNGIEDARFVQFHNADGSRMYYATYTAYDGRFILPQLLETSDFLHFKFNTLNGPAVQNKGMALFPRHINGQYAMLGRQDHENLYIMFSDHLHFWHTTQPLLKPAFSWEYIQIGNCGSPIETEAGWLVLSHGVGPMRKYCIGAFLLDLDDPAKVIARTREPLIKPDAHEREGYVPNVVYSCGSLLRGRQLVLPYAMSDYATTFATVSLDEVLAAME